In one Nicotiana sylvestris chromosome 8, ASM39365v2, whole genome shotgun sequence genomic region, the following are encoded:
- the LOC138875121 gene encoding uncharacterized protein: MAFKIGGDGALRYQGRLCMPNVVGLREKIMNEIHQSGYFIHPDSTKMYHDVKEKYWWDNMKKSIAEFVAYELELPSELEFVHPVFHVSMLRKCIGDPSRVVPFKDVQVIEDLSYEEEVPVAILDRQVRKLRTKDVASVKVLWRNRNMEEMTWEAEEEMKSKYPYLFQKEDNADSKGTQDALEGQTAL; encoded by the exons ATGGCTTTTAAGATCGGAGGAGATGGGGCATTGAGATACCAGGGTCGAttatgtatgcctaatgtggtAGGGTTgagagagaagattatgaatgagattcatcaatccggATATTTCATCCATCCCgactcgacaaagatgtatcatgatgtcaaagagaagtattggtgggataacatgaagaagtctattgcagaattt gttgcttatgagttagaattgccatcagAATTAGAATTTGTCCATCCAGTATTCCATGTATccatgttgaggaaatgtattggagacccttctcgagtcgtccctttCAAAGATGTTCAAGTTATAGAGGATCTATCCTATGaagaagaagtgccagtggctatattagatcgacaagtccgcaagctaagaacaaaagatgtagcttccgtcaaagtattgtggaggaacaggaatatggaagaaatgacatgggaagcagaagaggagatgaagtctaaatatccTTACCTGTTCCAGAAGGAAGATAACGCGGATTCCAAGGGAACGCAGGACGCATTAGAAGGCCAAACAGccctatga